The Solanum lycopersicum chromosome 9, SLM_r2.1 genome window below encodes:
- the LOC101262655 gene encoding type I inositol polyphosphate 5-phosphatase 4, whose amino-acid sequence MRDESSKKTKLSWPKSLVKKWFNIKSKAEDFQADDIVYGGVDDEWRNNLSERQASTIKKSKTDKSSRRNADRFHRSKIDLDTSEVTDVNNYRVFVATWNVAGKSPPSNLSLDDWLHTSPPADIYVLGFQEIVPLNAGNVLGTEDNGPARKWLALIRKTLNSLPGASGGYRTPSPVPNPVVELDADFEGSVREEAPSFFHRRSFQTLSRSMRAMESEMSMPRAQLDRRFSVCDRGVFGGRPSDYDPYAQWGGSSDDENCPDDYSPVTTHYSPISYSGSITLEDRERQPSKSRYCLVASKQMVGIFLTIWIRSDLRDDVRNLKVSCVGRGLMGYLGNKGSISVSMSLHQTSFCFICSHLTSGQKEGDELRRNSDVLEILKKTRFPRVHGIGDDNSPQTILEHDRIIWLGDLNYRIALSYRTAKALVEMRNWRVLLENDQLRIEQMMGRVFNGWSEGRIYFPPTYKYSSNSDRYAGEDTHPKEKRRTPAWCDRILWYGQGLYQISYVRGESRFSDHRPVYSILLAEVESINRHRIKKNLSCASSRVEVEELLPPSYGYGGYYY is encoded by the exons ATGAGAGATGAAAGCTCTAAGAAAACCAAG ctCTCCTGGCCTAAGAGTCTGGTGAAGAAATGGTTTAACATCAAGAGCAAAGCTGAGGATTTTCAAGCTGATGATATTGTCTATGGAG GTGTTGATGATGAATGGAGGAACAACTTATCAGAGAGGCAGGCATCCACTATTAAGAAAAGCAAAACAG ATAAGTCAAGTAGAAGGAATGCTGATCGTTTTCATCGAAGTAAGATTGACCTTGACACTTCAGAAGTTACAGATGTGAATAACTACAG GGTCTTTGTAGCAACATGGAATGTGGCTGGAAAATCTCCACCTAGTAATTTAAGTCTTGACGATTGGCTTCACACCTCACCTCCTGCGGACATCTATGTTCTGGG GTTTCAAGAAATTGTTCCTTTGAATGCTGGTAATGTTTTGGGAACAGAAGATAATGGCCCAGCTAGAAAATGGCTAGCACTCATTCGAAAAACTCTGAACAGTCTTCCCGGAGCAAGTGGAGGTTATCGTACGCCCTCTCCAGTTCCTAATCCTGTTGTTGAGCTAGATGCTGACTTTGAGGGATCAGTAAGAGAAGAAGCCCCATCTTTCTTCCACCGCCGCTCATTTCAGACGCTAAGCCGTAGCATGAGAGCAATGGAGAGTGAAATGTCAATGCCACGGGCTCAACTTGATCGGCGATTTAGTGTTTGTGATAGAGGTGTCTTTGGGGGAAGGCCAAGTGATTATGACCCATATGCGCAATGGGGTGGTTCTTCTGACGATGAAAATTGTCCAGATGATTATTCACCGGTTACAACCCACTATTCCCCAATTTCGTACAGTGGTTCCATCACTTTAGAGGACAGAGAGAGACAGCCATCGAAATCAAGATATTGTCTCGTCGCGAGTAAGCAAATGGTTGGAATATTTCTTACTATTTGGATTAGAAGTGATCTAAGGGACGATGTTCGCAACCTGAAAGTATCTTGTGTTGGCAGAGGATTGATGGGTTATCTTGGGAACAAG GGCTCAATCTCGGTTAGCATGTCTCTGCACCAAACAAGCTTCTGCTTCATTTGTAGTCATTTAACATCTGGACAGAAAGAGGGAGATGAGCTACGGAGAAACTCTGATGTCTTGGAGATTCTAAAGAAAACAAGGTTTCCGAGGGTTCATGGCATTGGGGATGACAACTCTCCTCAAACAATCCTCGAGCATGA TCGGATTATATGGCTTGGGGATTTGAACTATCGGATTGCCTTGTCTTACCGAACTGCCAAGGCACTGGTGGAGATGCGCAATTGGAGGGTGCTGTTAGAAAATGATCAG CTGCGGATAGAGCAGATGATGGGACGTGTTTTTAATGGATGGAGTGAAGGAAGAATATACTTCCCTCCGACATACAAGTACTCAAGTAATTCAGATAGATATGCAGGAGAGGACACACATCCAAAAGAGAAACGAAGAACCCCTGCTTG GTGTGATCGCATATTATGGTATGGTCAAGGCCTATATCAAATATCGTATGTTCGTGGAGAGTCCAGATTCTCGGATCATAGACCAGTTTATAGTATACTCTTGGCTGAGGTCGAGTCCATCAACCGCCATCGCATAAAGAAAAATTTGAGTTGTGCTAGCTCTAGGGTTGAAGTTGAAGAGTTATTGCCCCCTTCATATGGATATGGTGGATATtattactaa